The following is a genomic window from Episyrphus balteatus chromosome 1, idEpiBalt1.1, whole genome shotgun sequence.
ACgtacacaaaacaaagaatgttcgtcaagcttttaaattttctgGGCTTCAATTGTTCGGTTATTACCTACGATTAGTCGAAACAAGCAACGAAGTTTTTGTATTTCcaatgtaattttaatttatctacCAAAGCTGCGAACACTAACAGCAAGAACGTGCGACCATTAAGTGCATTTTATTGCATTAGGCATTTGAGCAAACAGCTAgacaatagtatttttttttttctaaacacaaGCTACAAAGTGTAGCTTCGGATATACTTCACATTGTATGGCATGAATTAGTAGCTATAATTTCTTTAAGATACGCGcatctataataatttatttatatcattaaatttttgtttttatttaactgaTTATACCTATCTTCAGTATGTGATATCCGTTTCGGTCTtatcaattcaattttaaattgctTGATTCTGCGATTgagttgtgttgtgttgtgtgcATTCAGTCTGAGTAAATAACTTCATTGGGTTAAACCAACATAAAagttgaagaaattttatatttgggCGCCTTGGGgttatttggaaaataaaatgccaataacaaagaaaagtaatttaatgtaattaagtgtttttttaaatattttaatttttcgccTTAAAGCAGCTCCTCAGCGTCTTGGTGTTCGACATGTCCAGACTTTTATGGTGTTTCTCTGTTATCTTCTTAATTTTATGGGCCGTATAAATTGCTCCTTTGCACTCGTTGCTATGACAAATGCAAAATCTGCTAATCCTGATTTTCCAGTAAGTAAAATTCCTCTAATTCCTCAGGAAGACTTAAATCCCTTTTGCTTATAGGAGTACAAATGgaatgaaaaaatcatttcctaCATAATTAGCGGTGCAAATATTGGTGCAACTTTAACCATAATTCCTGGAAGTTTTATGTGTCGCAAATTTGGAGTTAAAACAACTATGGCTTTATCGACTTTTGGAACATCTATTTTGAGTCTTTTAACACCTATAAGCATTCCCTACGGAGGATGGGAGCTTTACTGCGTTATCAGACTTTTTCAAGGCATGTTTCAAGGCATATTCTTTCCATGTGTGTCCCAACATTTGGCAAATTGGGCACCACCCAATGAAGTTACTCGCTTGGGAGCCTTATCTTACAATGGTGTTTCAGTTGGTATTATTTTAGCCATGTTCACATCTGGCTTTATTGCCAAATCAAGTTGGGGTTGGCCTGGGATATCTTATTTTGCTGGTGGACTTGGAATAGCTTGGAATGTGATGTGGCAGATTTATGGAGAAAGTACTCCAGCCACATCAAAATTCATCAGTCCCGATGAGAAggagtttattttaaaatcacaaattaaaacagatggcgcccaacgcaagGTTCCGATTCCTTGGAAAGCTATTTTTACATCACCTGCATTTTTGTCTTGTGTTGCTATGCATTCAGCTGGATATTGGGGTTATGTTACTATATTACTTGAGATTCCGTTATATATGAATGGCATTTTGCATATGGACATAAGGAGTAACTCGATTTTTTCGTCGCTTCCTTTTGTGGCAGTTTTCGTGATGTCATTTATTTATCTCTTCTTTTATAATATTCTTATCAAGAAATATTCAATCAATATTGCAAAAAAGATTATAAATACACTTGCAATGTGGATTCCAGCTGGAGCATTAATTTGGGTTGGATTTTTGGATGAAAATCAAAAAGAATTAGCCATTGTTCTAATGGTTATTATTGTTGGTATAAATGCAGGTGTAACAGTTGGAAGTGGAATGAATAATATTGAACTTGCACCAAATCATGCCGCATTTCTTGGATCAATATTGGTTACTATGAAAGGTGTAGCTTCAATAATTGCACCTTTGTTTAAAGGTTTTGTTGTTAGTGATACGgtaagatgtgttttttttttactttttcaaggTCTAAAAgtgtttaatataaatttttcttttttttagaatgaTCGTTTTCAATGGCAAATTGTATTTACAGTGGCTGGGTTGATATTTTTCTTTGGAAATTTACAATTTCTAATATTTGGTACAACTGAAAGGCAACCATGGaatgatgaaaattttttgaagtcaAATCAAGAGcaaataaaattagaaataaatcgAGAAGAAGATTTTAATAAGTCAGAATTGAATGGACTTATTGAGAAACCTTCTGtggtaataaaataattttttatagttcTTAAGAGAAAATAAAAGACTGAAacttattaaaagaaaataaaggcTTGCTTTACAAGGTCCTAACAATTTCCAAGTAAATGACTTGGAACTGAAAATGTCATTTACGTTTCAGAATTTCAATCGAACAGCACATGATACATTAATCAGACAGAATATTTAAGAACTTCGAATGGCTTCTAAACTCAGAAA
Proteins encoded in this region:
- the LOC129906686 gene encoding putative inorganic phosphate cotransporter isoform X1; its protein translation is MPITKKTAPQRLGVRHVQTFMVFLCYLLNFMGRINCSFALVAMTNAKSANPDFPEYKWNEKIISYIISGANIGATLTIIPGSFMCRKFGVKTTMALSTFGTSILSLLTPISIPYGGWELYCVIRLFQGMFQGIFFPCVSQHLANWAPPNEVTRLGALSYNGVSVGIILAMFTSGFIAKSSWGWPGISYFAGGLGIAWNVMWQIYGESTPATSKFISPDEKEFILKSQIKTDGAQRKVPIPWKAIFTSPAFLSCVAMHSAGYWGYVTILLEIPLYMNGILHMDIRSNSIFSSLPFVAVFVMSFIYLFFYNILIKKYSINIAKKIINTLAMWIPAGALIWVGFLDENQKELAIVLMVIIVGINAGVTVGSGMNNIELAPNHAAFLGSILVTMKGVASIIAPLFKGFVVSDTNDRFQWQIVFTVAGLIFFFGNLQFLIFGTTERQPWNDENFLKSNQEQIKLEINREEDFNKSELNGLIEKPSVVIK
- the LOC129906686 gene encoding putative inorganic phosphate cotransporter isoform X2 encodes the protein MPITKKTPQRLGVRHVQTFMVFLCYLLNFMGRINCSFALVAMTNAKSANPDFPEYKWNEKIISYIISGANIGATLTIIPGSFMCRKFGVKTTMALSTFGTSILSLLTPISIPYGGWELYCVIRLFQGMFQGIFFPCVSQHLANWAPPNEVTRLGALSYNGVSVGIILAMFTSGFIAKSSWGWPGISYFAGGLGIAWNVMWQIYGESTPATSKFISPDEKEFILKSQIKTDGAQRKVPIPWKAIFTSPAFLSCVAMHSAGYWGYVTILLEIPLYMNGILHMDIRSNSIFSSLPFVAVFVMSFIYLFFYNILIKKYSINIAKKIINTLAMWIPAGALIWVGFLDENQKELAIVLMVIIVGINAGVTVGSGMNNIELAPNHAAFLGSILVTMKGVASIIAPLFKGFVVSDTNDRFQWQIVFTVAGLIFFFGNLQFLIFGTTERQPWNDENFLKSNQEQIKLEINREEDFNKSELNGLIEKPSVVIK